In a genomic window of Jeotgalibacillus aurantiacus:
- the minC gene encoding septum site-determining protein MinC: MSQKRQHVMIKGTKDGFILKLDDQCSYDVLKEEMVEKLSVQYNSIEEHAVKAKIEVGNRFLTEDQKEELKEIVHRQKSLIVEEIYSNVITVEESNQLIREREMSSLTGIVRSGQVIEVEGDFLLIGDVNPGGMIMAGGNIFILGSLKGIAHAGCYGNNDAVIVASQMTPAQLRISTRLNRSPDQDEEPHEMECAFIDENDQIVVDRLQVLRHVRPGMTNFEGGR; the protein is encoded by the coding sequence ATGAGTCAAAAGCGCCAGCACGTAATGATTAAAGGGACAAAGGACGGATTTATATTAAAGCTTGATGATCAATGTAGTTATGATGTGCTGAAAGAAGAGATGGTTGAAAAACTTTCTGTTCAGTACAACTCTATTGAAGAACACGCAGTGAAAGCGAAAATCGAAGTAGGGAACCGTTTCCTGACAGAGGATCAGAAAGAAGAGCTGAAAGAAATTGTCCATCGGCAAAAAAGTCTGATTGTTGAAGAAATCTACAGTAATGTCATCACGGTTGAGGAGTCCAATCAGCTGATTAGAGAACGTGAAATGTCATCTTTGACGGGTATTGTGCGTTCGGGCCAGGTAATTGAAGTTGAAGGTGACTTTCTGTTGATTGGTGACGTTAATCCGGGTGGAATGATCATGGCCGGCGGGAATATTTTTATTCTTGGTTCTTTAAAGGGTATTGCACATGCGGGATGTTATGGGAACAATGACGCTGTTATCGTCGCGTCTCAAATGACTCCTGCGCAGCTGAGAATTTCAACGAGACTTAATCGTTCCCCGGATCAGGATGAAGAACCCCATGAAATGGAATGTGCTTTTATAGATGAAAATGATCAGATCGTTGTAGATCGGTTACAAGTATTGCGTCATGTCCGTCCGGGAATGACCAATTTTGAAGGAGGAAGATAA
- the mreC gene encoding rod shape-determining protein MreC — protein sequence MPSFFMNKRLIVLLVSIILLVALIGFSTRERENISWPEQFVKDIVGFGQNIASKPTGFAEGMVENVQDLLNTYTENKKLKARLEELALLETQVADLSRDNEELRAMNNIDSNIREMESVNATVIARNPDQWQESIIIDKGQVDGIETDMAVRTSSGMIGRIKNASQFTSTVELLSSRNENNRVSALIQSGDNNVYGLVEGFDLEREELLVRKIPFDQEVEVGSNVITSGLGGVFPRGLLIGEVTEVTPDQYGLTQTAYVKPAASLYDIEHVMVVERMAAGENEIEQEATEEEEE from the coding sequence ATGCCATCGTTTTTTATGAATAAAAGGCTGATCGTGCTGTTAGTCAGTATTATTCTGCTGGTTGCACTGATTGGTTTTTCCACACGGGAAAGAGAAAATATTTCGTGGCCGGAACAGTTTGTGAAGGATATTGTCGGATTTGGACAAAATATTGCCTCAAAGCCTACCGGTTTTGCAGAAGGAATGGTTGAAAACGTTCAGGATCTGCTCAATACGTACACGGAAAATAAAAAATTGAAGGCCCGTCTTGAAGAATTGGCCCTGCTTGAAACGCAGGTGGCAGACTTATCAAGAGATAATGAAGAGCTGAGGGCCATGAACAATATTGACAGCAACATCCGTGAAATGGAAAGTGTGAATGCAACCGTGATCGCAAGAAACCCCGACCAATGGCAGGAATCCATCATCATAGATAAGGGCCAGGTTGACGGGATTGAAACAGATATGGCTGTAAGAACATCAAGTGGCATGATAGGCAGAATCAAAAATGCCAGTCAATTTACATCAACCGTTGAATTACTTAGTTCACGTAATGAAAACAACCGGGTATCCGCACTTATTCAGTCTGGTGATAATAACGTTTACGGACTTGTAGAAGGATTTGACCTGGAGCGTGAAGAACTATTGGTTAGAAAAATTCCTTTTGATCAGGAGGTTGAAGTGGGCTCTAACGTCATCACATCCGGTCTTGGGGGCGTTTTTCCGAGAGGGCTGCTCATTGGCGAAGTGACAGAGGTGACACCTGATCAATATGGGTTGACTCAAACGGCATATGTAAAACCGGCAGCCAGTCTGTATGATATCGAACACGTAATGGTCGTCGAGCGTATGGCTGCAGGTGAGAATGAGATTGAGCAGGAAGCAACTGAGGAGGAAGAGGAATGA
- the radC gene encoding RadC family protein — translation MVLIPQSTLMIRDFKDEDRPRERLKMQGPQSLSNQELIAILLRTGSKQESVLTLANKLLHEFNGLRSLKEASFEEITTLKGIGDAKAIQILAAVEIGRRIANITFEDRFTIRSPEDGASMLMNEMRFLTQEHFVALYLNTKNQVIHQQTIFIGSLNASIVHPREVFKEAFKRSAASIICAHNHPSGDPSPSKEDIDVTRRLVECGKMIGIEVLDHLIIGEKKYVSLKEKGYM, via the coding sequence ATGGTATTAATTCCGCAGTCCACGCTGATGATCCGTGATTTTAAAGACGAAGACAGGCCCCGCGAACGGTTAAAAATGCAGGGGCCACAGAGTCTCTCCAATCAGGAGCTCATCGCCATCCTTCTCAGAACGGGTTCAAAGCAGGAGTCCGTCCTCACCCTTGCCAACAAACTTCTCCACGAATTTAATGGTCTCCGATCACTTAAAGAAGCATCCTTTGAAGAAATCACCACATTAAAAGGAATCGGTGATGCAAAAGCGATTCAGATTCTTGCTGCTGTCGAAATCGGCAGACGGATTGCCAACATCACTTTTGAAGACCGATTCACGATTCGTTCACCAGAAGATGGAGCCTCCATGCTGATGAATGAAATGAGATTTCTGACACAGGAGCATTTTGTCGCCCTTTATCTCAATACAAAAAATCAGGTCATTCACCAGCAGACGATTTTTATCGGAAGTCTGAACGCCTCGATCGTCCATCCGCGTGAAGTATTTAAAGAGGCTTTTAAACGGTCAGCTGCCTCTATTATTTGTGCCCATAATCATCCGAGTGGTGATCCGTCACCGTCAAAAGAAGATATTGATGTTACCAGGCGACTCGTTGAATGCGGAAAGATGATTGGTATTGAAGTGTTGGACCATTTGATTATCGGAGAAAAGAAGTATGTCAGTTTAAAGGAAAAAGGATATATGTAA
- the rplU gene encoding 50S ribosomal protein L21 gives MYAIIETGGKQIRVVEGQEIYIEKLNAEAGEEITFDKVLFVGGDSVKVGSPLVSGATVTAKVEKQGRAKKITVFKYKPKKNQHRKLGHRQPYTKVVIGKINA, from the coding sequence ATGTACGCAATTATCGAAACTGGCGGTAAGCAGATCAGAGTCGTTGAAGGTCAAGAGATCTACATCGAGAAGCTTAACGCTGAAGCAGGCGAAGAAATCACGTTTGACAAAGTTCTTTTCGTAGGTGGAGACAGCGTAAAGGTAGGAAGCCCATTAGTATCAGGCGCTACAGTTACAGCTAAAGTTGAAAAACAGGGTCGCGCTAAGAAGATCACTGTATTCAAATACAAGCCGAAGAAAAATCAACACCGCAAGCTTGGTCACCGCCAGCCTTACACTAAAGTTGTAATCGGCAAGATCAACGCTTAA
- a CDS encoding M23 family metallopeptidase, which translates to MKHQNRHELPVFSYTLVNQMADEKSDVMNRTTPLKMEMDRKRRQRSVPKKNHGLRYSLVQKLLVKIVLSGLIVLLFSVDHMIPLLKSPVSEMRSVMHSTFNFAEGYQRWGTLTGLVNEQTVIDSGRFAIPVTLSQDTVLEEGAMVFIPAETNEQVIALRAGMVLFTGLIEGEGAVVIQHADSKQTVYTPVITNSLKPFDYVKTGQVIGTSAGESGFHFKVSGSESLFYDVKVQTTADE; encoded by the coding sequence ATGAAACACCAAAACCGGCATGAGTTGCCGGTTTTTTCATATACTCTTGTAAACCAAATGGCGGATGAAAAGAGTGATGTGATGAATCGGACAACACCCTTAAAGATGGAAATGGATCGGAAACGCAGACAGAGGTCCGTCCCGAAAAAGAATCACGGTTTACGGTACTCATTAGTTCAAAAACTGCTGGTAAAGATTGTTCTATCTGGTTTGATTGTGCTTCTGTTCTCTGTGGATCATATGATACCTTTACTTAAATCCCCTGTTTCCGAGATGAGAAGCGTGATGCATTCAACCTTCAATTTCGCGGAAGGCTATCAGAGATGGGGAACACTGACCGGACTCGTAAATGAACAAACGGTGATCGATTCAGGCAGGTTTGCCATCCCTGTCACACTTTCACAGGATACAGTGCTTGAAGAAGGAGCTATGGTGTTTATTCCGGCAGAGACGAATGAACAGGTAATCGCATTGCGGGCTGGGATGGTGCTCTTTACTGGATTGATTGAGGGTGAAGGAGCGGTTGTTATCCAGCATGCTGATTCAAAACAGACGGTTTATACACCGGTTATAACGAATAGTCTGAAACCGTTTGATTATGTGAAAACCGGACAGGTTATTGGAACATCTGCAGGCGAATCCGGCTTTCACTTCAAGGTGAGTGGGAGTGAATCATTGTTTTACGATGTTAAAGTGCAGACGACTGCGGATGAGTAA
- the rpmA gene encoding 50S ribosomal protein L27 — MLRLDLQFFASKKGVGSTKNGRDSISKRLGAKRADGQFVTGGSILFRQRGTKIYPGVNVGRGGDDTLFAKTDGVVRFERMGRDKKKVSVYPAAQEA, encoded by the coding sequence ATGCTAAGATTAGATCTTCAATTTTTCGCATCGAAAAAGGGAGTAGGTTCTACAAAGAACGGTCGTGATTCAATCTCTAAGCGTCTAGGCGCTAAGCGTGCGGACGGTCAGTTCGTAACAGGTGGTTCTATCCTTTTCCGTCAGCGCGGAACTAAGATTTATCCTGGAGTAAACGTTGGCCGCGGAGGAGACGACACTCTTTTCGCTAAGACAGACGGCGTTGTTCGCTTTGAGCGTATGGGCCGCGACAAGAAAAAAGTCAGCGTATATCCAGCTGCACAGGAAGCGTAA
- a CDS encoding Spo0B domain-containing protein: protein MKRSKQKLELLQHSRHDWLNKLQIIKGNLELSNVDRARKIIDDIIIEARQEAHLTSFGVPGFAEWLLTYNWYRTGPLKIGYEFMDQMNIPEHFDSVLLSWAESCAASLEQAAPDSVDHELYFIFQKRRGWLFLNYSRI from the coding sequence ATGAAACGTTCAAAGCAAAAGCTTGAGCTTCTGCAGCACAGCCGCCATGACTGGCTTAATAAACTGCAGATCATAAAGGGAAACCTGGAGCTGTCAAATGTAGACCGCGCTAGAAAAATTATTGATGATATTATCATTGAAGCCAGACAGGAAGCACACCTGACATCATTTGGTGTCCCGGGATTTGCTGAATGGCTTTTAACGTATAACTGGTATAGGACAGGTCCTCTTAAAATAGGGTATGAATTTATGGATCAGATGAATATTCCGGAACATTTTGATTCGGTTCTGCTTTCCTGGGCTGAATCATGTGCAGCCTCGCTTGAACAGGCAGCACCTGACTCGGTTGATCATGAACTTTACTTTATTTTTCAAAAAAGAAGAGGATGGCTGTTTCTCAATTACAGTCGAATTTGA
- the minD gene encoding septum site-determining protein MinD gives MGDAIVITSGKGGVGKTTTTANLGTAIAMQGKKVCLIDTDIGLRNLDVVLGLENRIIYDLVDVVEGRCKVHQALVKDKRFDDLLYLLPAAQTSDKSAVSPEQMKELVEQLKQDYDYILIDCPAGIEQGYKNAIAGANRAIVVTTPERSAVRDADRIVGLLEQEEVEPPVLIINRIRNHLMESGEMLDIDEVTTHLSIDLLGIVVDDDQVITAANKGEPVTLNPDSKASIAYRNIARRILGESVPLMAIAEEKPSFFQKIFSLIGKK, from the coding sequence GTGGGTGATGCAATCGTCATAACGTCAGGAAAAGGGGGAGTCGGTAAAACAACGACCACCGCTAACCTGGGTACTGCAATCGCAATGCAGGGAAAAAAAGTCTGTTTGATTGATACCGATATCGGCCTTCGTAATCTCGATGTCGTACTTGGGCTTGAAAACCGTATTATTTATGATCTTGTGGATGTGGTGGAAGGCCGATGTAAGGTTCATCAGGCGCTTGTAAAAGATAAGCGGTTTGATGATCTGCTGTACCTGCTTCCTGCAGCACAAACGAGTGATAAATCAGCTGTTTCTCCTGAACAAATGAAAGAACTGGTAGAACAGTTGAAACAGGATTATGATTATATCCTGATTGATTGCCCTGCAGGGATAGAGCAGGGCTATAAAAACGCGATTGCGGGTGCAAACCGTGCGATCGTCGTAACAACACCTGAGCGCTCCGCAGTAAGAGATGCTGACCGTATTGTCGGCCTGCTTGAACAGGAAGAAGTGGAGCCTCCAGTTCTTATTATTAACCGTATTCGTAATCATCTGATGGAATCGGGAGAGATGCTTGATATAGATGAGGTAACAACACACCTGTCTATTGATCTTCTCGGCATCGTAGTAGATGACGATCAGGTTATTACGGCTGCAAATAAAGGTGAACCTGTCACTTTAAATCCTGACAGTAAAGCTTCAATTGCTTATCGGAATATTGCCAGACGTATTCTCGGTGAATCCGTACCACTGATGGCTATTGCAGAAGAAAAACCATCTTTCTTCCAGAAGATCTTCAGTCTGATCGGCAAGAAGTAA
- a CDS encoding ribonuclease E/G, producing MLKRLLISTRTTEKKWALLYDHKPEKIALYPAFRQTKIGNVYSGYVTSVKASLNAAFVSFDRGVNGYLSLKDVPGGKIHQGQRILVQVKKDEEGTKGPVLTANLECQGKWLVYFPYGETVHLSKKITDRTVRQNLTNWAKTSLIGTEGLLVRTEAQVAPVQELLEELTSLRSTVRGWEQSFSSGKGEFIIEEETLYLKELIELIKKENPDEIVSDDSEVAVRLKKLTDKEIELYLSDADLFSSFINDDVHELMTKRHVWLDGGSSIVIDSLEALTVIDVNSGKNAGQKEQQRAIMSINRKAAAEVMRQIRLRDLHGIMIIDFINLKSERDKQEIEQLLKKEAEKDDKHVHFAGYTELNLYQLTRKKTRPSYESVYLVPCKACGGSGKVRSVETVLLEMEKELLEKRRTLDKAVIYLTADLHEGMQKDPSFITWIRDQLNIDVTFKEMSHSHPYYEIMQ from the coding sequence ATGTTAAAACGACTGTTAATCAGCACGCGCACGACTGAAAAAAAGTGGGCGCTGCTGTATGATCATAAACCCGAAAAAATAGCGCTGTATCCTGCCTTTCGTCAAACGAAGATCGGAAACGTCTACAGCGGATATGTGACAAGTGTGAAAGCGTCGCTCAATGCCGCCTTTGTCTCATTTGACCGCGGAGTAAACGGCTATTTGTCCCTGAAAGATGTGCCAGGAGGAAAGATTCATCAGGGTCAGCGTATACTCGTTCAGGTAAAGAAAGATGAGGAAGGGACAAAGGGTCCTGTACTGACAGCTAACCTTGAATGTCAGGGGAAATGGCTCGTGTACTTTCCTTACGGCGAAACGGTGCATCTATCTAAAAAGATCACCGATCGGACTGTGCGGCAAAACCTGACGAACTGGGCAAAAACGTCTTTAATCGGTACTGAAGGGCTTCTTGTGCGGACTGAGGCTCAGGTCGCACCGGTTCAGGAGCTGCTGGAAGAGTTAACGTCGTTACGCTCAACTGTGAGGGGATGGGAACAATCTTTTTCTTCCGGAAAAGGTGAATTTATCATTGAAGAAGAGACGCTTTATCTAAAAGAATTAATAGAACTCATAAAAAAAGAAAATCCTGATGAAATCGTTTCAGATGACAGTGAAGTCGCGGTCAGGCTGAAAAAACTCACTGACAAAGAGATTGAACTTTATCTGAGTGATGCGGATCTGTTCTCAAGCTTTATAAATGATGATGTTCATGAGCTTATGACGAAAAGGCACGTCTGGCTTGATGGGGGCAGTTCGATTGTTATTGATTCACTCGAAGCGCTCACCGTTATTGATGTGAACTCCGGTAAAAACGCAGGACAAAAAGAGCAGCAGCGCGCAATTATGTCCATCAACCGGAAGGCTGCAGCTGAGGTGATGAGACAAATCAGGCTGCGTGATCTCCACGGCATCATGATTATCGATTTTATTAACCTTAAGAGTGAACGCGATAAACAGGAGATTGAACAGCTGTTGAAGAAGGAAGCTGAAAAAGACGATAAACATGTTCATTTCGCCGGATATACTGAGCTGAACCTGTATCAGCTGACCCGGAAGAAAACACGGCCATCCTATGAATCCGTTTATCTCGTTCCGTGTAAAGCCTGCGGAGGGAGCGGGAAAGTCCGTTCTGTGGAAACTGTTCTGCTTGAAATGGAGAAGGAGCTGCTCGAAAAACGCCGCACGCTGGACAAGGCGGTCATATATCTGACTGCTGACTTACATGAAGGCATGCAAAAGGATCCTTCCTTTATCACCTGGATTCGCGACCAGTTAAATATCGACGTTACTTTTAAAGAAATGTCACACAGTCATCCCTATTATGAAATCATGCAGTAA
- the mreD gene encoding rod shape-determining protein MreD: MRRFLLPFLAIVIFYSESIFATFSPVEMFGDTRFLVPRFLFIFLIFLSIYYQRNAGYIYGFVFGFMYDVFFTGVIGVYMFLFPALIYAARFILRYINQNAVVTGLIGLFLMAALEFLVYQFNLLIGVAGIDFQTFLNQRLYSTLLFNALFILIAAYPLKMWMTALRKSQFDD; this comes from the coding sequence ATGAGACGATTTCTTCTTCCTTTTCTAGCCATCGTCATTTTTTACAGTGAAAGTATTTTTGCCACATTTTCTCCAGTGGAAATGTTCGGTGACACGCGTTTTCTTGTGCCCCGTTTTCTATTTATATTTTTGATTTTTTTAAGTATTTATTATCAGCGTAATGCAGGATACATATACGGATTTGTATTTGGATTTATGTATGACGTCTTTTTTACTGGCGTTATTGGTGTTTATATGTTTCTTTTTCCTGCATTGATCTACGCTGCTAGATTTATATTAAGATATATTAATCAAAATGCTGTCGTGACTGGACTAATCGGGTTATTTTTAATGGCAGCACTTGAATTCCTCGTCTATCAGTTTAACCTTCTGATTGGTGTCGCGGGAATCGATTTTCAAACATTTTTAAACCAGAGACTTTATTCCACATTGCTTTTTAATGCTTTATTTATTCTTATAGCTGCCTATCCGCTCAAAATGTGGATGACAGCACTGCGCAAGAGTCAATTTGATGATTAA
- a CDS encoding Maf family protein, producing the protein MKSMIILASQSPRRKELMQHLNLPFTVIPSSFDESSVLEASPKQTVETLAEEKARAVAANYPEHIVIGCDTVVYDQKILGKPADQNQAREMLRSLSGNTHTVYTGVSIHKGSNVKTFTEAVDVTFWPLSDQEIEDYILTSDPYDKAGAYGIQTGGSLFVKKIDGDYYAVVGLPISRLKRELKPFLD; encoded by the coding sequence GTGAAATCAATGATTATTTTAGCTTCACAGTCCCCGAGAAGAAAAGAATTAATGCAGCATCTGAACCTTCCTTTTACGGTAATTCCGTCATCGTTTGATGAGTCTTCCGTTCTTGAAGCATCACCTAAACAGACGGTAGAAACACTGGCAGAGGAAAAAGCCCGAGCTGTTGCAGCAAATTATCCCGAACATATTGTCATTGGCTGTGACACAGTCGTATATGATCAAAAAATATTAGGCAAACCGGCTGATCAGAATCAGGCAAGGGAAATGCTGCGGTCTCTTTCAGGAAATACCCACACCGTTTATACAGGCGTCTCAATCCATAAAGGAAGCAATGTAAAAACCTTTACTGAAGCGGTTGACGTGACGTTCTGGCCTTTATCGGATCAGGAGATCGAAGACTACATCCTTACTTCAGATCCATATGACAAAGCCGGAGCTTATGGTATTCAGACAGGCGGGTCTCTTTTTGTAAAGAAAATTGATGGGGATTATTACGCTGTTGTCGGATTACCGATTTCCCGTTTAAAAAGAGAGCTTAAGCCTTTTCTTGACTGA
- a CDS encoding site-2 protease family protein, translating to MSKRIPKISIHPSLWIFALLSFLSGQFSSFFLLFFYICLHEIGHVLAAWLLGWKIEKVALLPFGGQMQARGILDREILEEAVVTLSGPFVNVLIIAILSTFFQDWSGFQESIKMNLQLLVFNLLPIWPLDGGRLVYLFAASFLPFKKANLWVCRISLFGIALLFLMILQQSFQLQWVLLLGYTLFCCLDHLKNLPVIEQQFFLERWKSDQGRGKMIPEIVKQELTVKDLVKKLKKGKRQTFILTWNGNIRKLNDTEIAMIYFRLPPS from the coding sequence ATGAGTAAAAGGATTCCGAAGATTTCGATTCATCCTTCACTGTGGATTTTTGCTCTTCTATCATTTCTGAGCGGACAGTTTTCTTCCTTTTTCCTGCTCTTCTTTTATATTTGCCTACATGAAATCGGACATGTTCTCGCAGCATGGCTTTTAGGGTGGAAGATTGAAAAAGTGGCGCTTTTACCTTTTGGGGGTCAGATGCAGGCCCGCGGTATTTTGGATAGGGAGATTCTGGAGGAGGCAGTCGTGACGCTGTCGGGTCCTTTTGTAAATGTGTTGATCATTGCGATTCTTTCCACCTTTTTTCAGGACTGGTCAGGCTTTCAAGAAAGTATAAAAATGAATCTTCAGCTTTTAGTATTTAACCTGCTGCCGATATGGCCGCTTGATGGTGGCAGGCTTGTCTATTTATTTGCGGCATCCTTTCTTCCGTTTAAAAAAGCAAACCTGTGGGTGTGCCGGATCAGTTTGTTCGGCATTGCCCTTTTATTTTTGATGATTCTGCAGCAGTCGTTTCAGCTGCAGTGGGTACTTCTTCTAGGATATACCTTATTTTGCTGTCTGGATCATCTGAAAAATCTGCCGGTGATTGAACAGCAGTTTTTCCTTGAAAGATGGAAGTCTGATCAGGGGCGTGGTAAAATGATCCCGGAAATCGTTAAGCAGGAGCTGACGGTAAAAGACTTGGTAAAGAAATTAAAAAAGGGGAAGCGGCAAACATTTATTCTGACCTGGAATGGGAACATCAGAAAATTGAATGACACCGAGATCGCCATGATCTATTTCCGGCTGCCGCCTTCTTAA
- a CDS encoding rod shape-determining protein — protein sequence MFGSKDIGIDLGTANTLVYIKGKGIVVREPSVVALRQDTRDIVAVGNEARNMIGRTPGNIVALRPMKDGVIADFETTSTMMKYYMNQALKNTGAFARKPYVMVCVPSGITSVERRAVVDAARSAGAKDAFPIEEPFAAAIGAGLPVWEPTGSMVVDIGGGTTEVAVISLGGIVTSESIRVAGDELDDAIISYIRKQYNLMIGERTAESIKMEIGSAVASENQSSMEIRGRDLLTGLPKTIEITEEEIRKALSDTISVIIESVKSTLEHTPPELSADIMDRGIVLTGGGALLKGLDQLITEETSMPVHIADEPLDCVAIGTGKALDNIDYFKKQK from the coding sequence ATGTTTGGATCAAAAGATATTGGTATTGACTTAGGAACGGCAAATACACTCGTTTACATAAAAGGGAAGGGCATCGTCGTTAGAGAACCTTCCGTTGTAGCGTTGCGTCAGGATACACGTGATATTGTAGCGGTAGGAAATGAAGCGAGAAATATGATCGGAAGAACACCTGGCAACATCGTGGCTTTGCGCCCAATGAAGGATGGTGTTATTGCTGATTTTGAAACGACTTCAACGATGATGAAATATTATATGAACCAGGCGCTGAAAAATACCGGTGCTTTTGCTCGAAAGCCTTATGTGATGGTTTGTGTACCATCAGGCATTACATCTGTTGAAAGAAGAGCGGTTGTAGATGCTGCTCGATCTGCTGGCGCGAAGGATGCATTTCCGATTGAAGAGCCTTTTGCAGCAGCAATCGGAGCGGGGCTGCCTGTATGGGAACCGACGGGAAGTATGGTCGTTGATATTGGCGGTGGAACAACTGAGGTTGCCGTCATTTCCCTCGGCGGTATTGTGACGAGCGAATCAATCCGTGTGGCGGGTGATGAGCTTGACGATGCTATTATTTCGTACATCAGAAAGCAGTACAACCTGATGATTGGTGAAAGAACAGCTGAGTCAATCAAAATGGAAATCGGTTCTGCGGTTGCTTCTGAAAACCAGAGTTCGATGGAAATTCGGGGTCGTGATCTTTTAACAGGTCTGCCAAAAACGATTGAGATCACTGAAGAAGAAATCAGAAAAGCACTATCTGATACCATTTCCGTCATTATTGAATCGGTAAAAAGTACATTAGAGCATACACCACCTGAGCTTTCAGCTGATATTATGGACCGGGGCATCGTTTTAACAGGTGGCGGTGCATTATTAAAAGGACTTGATCAGCTGATTACGGAAGAAACGTCAATGCCGGTCCATATCGCAGATGAACCGCTTGATTGTGTTGCAATCGGAACTGGAAAAGCCCTGGATAATATCGACTATTTCAAGAAACAGAAGTAG
- a CDS encoding ribosomal-processing cysteine protease Prp, with protein sequence MIRVIVERNSDGMISAFQMDGHADFAEHGKDLVCAGASAVSFGAVNAVFSLTSVEPAIEQGEDGGYLRVEFPQHMDQAEAGKVQLIMESMIVSLETIQQEYGQYIKITFK encoded by the coding sequence ATGATACGAGTGATCGTGGAACGAAATTCTGACGGTATGATTAGCGCTTTTCAAATGGATGGACATGCCGACTTTGCCGAACATGGCAAGGATCTGGTATGTGCCGGTGCCTCAGCAGTTTCATTTGGTGCGGTAAATGCTGTATTCAGCCTTACGTCAGTGGAACCAGCCATTGAACAGGGAGAAGACGGCGGCTATCTCCGGGTAGAATTTCCGCAGCATATGGATCAGGCTGAAGCCGGTAAAGTTCAGCTGATTATGGAAAGCATGATTGTCTCACTTGAGACGATTCAACAGGAATACGGGCAATACATTAAAATAACCTTCAAATAG